A single window of uncultured Pseudodesulfovibrio sp. DNA harbors:
- a CDS encoding LuxR C-terminal-related transcriptional regulator, whose translation MRTLSSLIDTSTLYHSQRLMRALSVIHIKPISFIHAPMGYGKTVAVREYLQKEKIQTIWVSVLTKDKDAFWRDFCCVLRKNLPKEVDVLEAVEKLGYPTDPVKMDTVRGMFARLNYPSKAVLVFDDVHLLQESEAGQLIQLCLLLARQGVFPPIVFISRHAPSQKFAEPLLKGIITEIGPTFFALNKKEMQAYFKQCGILLDETDTAKLLKATGGWISALYLYLLHYSQHGKMAAPTELSALLTNQVFDKLQDETRHLLIALSPLEKFTVHQARLCYDNAEAVLADILRRNAFISYDSTTESYILHALFRDFLLQHFKTLPVGQQQKIYLDNAKWLIEHDEIRKAVKLLKEIHDDTETLDLLDTVVEHLPVTEGNGLLMDLFRTCSPDSMNQYPGVMFRYAMAALSSKDLPTFSDLLARLGYYCSSLPENDPTANGWKGEMELLRAFTKYNDIVAMAAHHKRAAQFFQQSETNGSRLSGQDPWTMGSPSVLYMFHRKSGMLEEELKQMHDCLPQYSRLTGMHGAGAEDIMLAEALYNAGKFESAAIASHQALSTAQTYKQIDIEVCALFLLARLEMQQGEYDKSINQLQIMRKRVEEEKAFSLLQTTDLCTGFLHMSIHRPEKIPNWLLQDGEKKLYAFAGGWAYIVFGGTLLLNREHAKLVAHFSRLIQKGTYRQNIMFSIYANLFIAAGNTGLGLYAKADTALFAALELALPDKIYMPFATNSTFLPQLKGLKDDDSYGYDIHRILQLSTKLEKVRNGIISRFFSKVTPSLTPRESELGRLAMTGMTYKEIAGAAGLAPNSVKRYFAALYKKLGINNREQLKNYFLKQENNIF comes from the coding sequence ATGCGAACACTCTCCTCTTTAATTGACACCTCGACTCTATACCACAGCCAGCGACTGATGCGTGCCCTTTCCGTGATTCACATCAAGCCAATCTCGTTCATTCATGCCCCCATGGGGTACGGAAAGACTGTAGCCGTTAGAGAATACCTTCAGAAAGAAAAAATTCAGACCATCTGGGTTTCCGTATTAACCAAAGATAAGGACGCCTTTTGGCGAGACTTCTGCTGTGTGCTTCGTAAAAATTTGCCCAAAGAAGTCGATGTTCTGGAAGCTGTGGAAAAACTTGGCTACCCCACCGATCCCGTAAAAATGGACACAGTCCGAGGTATGTTCGCCCGTCTGAATTATCCCTCCAAAGCAGTACTGGTTTTTGACGATGTGCACCTTTTGCAGGAATCAGAGGCTGGACAGCTTATTCAACTTTGCCTGCTTCTCGCTCGCCAAGGCGTTTTCCCTCCGATTGTATTCATTTCTCGCCATGCGCCGAGTCAAAAGTTCGCAGAACCTTTACTTAAGGGGATTATAACGGAAATCGGCCCCACCTTTTTTGCACTTAACAAGAAAGAAATGCAGGCCTACTTCAAACAATGCGGCATCTTGCTAGATGAAACGGATACTGCAAAATTGCTCAAGGCGACAGGCGGCTGGATAAGCGCATTGTATCTGTATCTTCTGCATTATTCCCAACATGGAAAAATGGCAGCTCCCACGGAACTGTCAGCACTGTTGACAAATCAGGTCTTCGACAAACTGCAAGATGAGACAAGGCACCTGCTTATAGCTCTTTCTCCTTTGGAAAAATTCACCGTACATCAGGCAAGGCTCTGTTATGATAATGCGGAGGCAGTCCTTGCAGATATCCTACGTCGTAATGCATTTATCAGCTACGATTCGACGACAGAAAGTTACATACTTCACGCTCTGTTCCGAGATTTTTTGCTACAACATTTTAAAACATTGCCGGTAGGACAGCAGCAAAAAATCTATCTGGATAATGCCAAATGGTTAATTGAACATGACGAAATACGAAAAGCAGTCAAACTCCTAAAGGAAATTCACGACGACACTGAGACACTCGATCTATTGGACACAGTCGTTGAACACCTGCCTGTCACGGAAGGAAACGGCCTGTTGATGGACCTTTTCCGTACATGCAGTCCGGATTCCATGAATCAATATCCCGGCGTCATGTTTCGATATGCCATGGCCGCCCTCAGCTCCAAGGATCTGCCAACTTTTTCTGACCTACTTGCTCGCCTGGGATACTATTGCTCCTCCTTACCCGAGAATGATCCGACAGCTAACGGTTGGAAAGGTGAGATGGAGCTTTTACGCGCTTTCACCAAGTACAACGACATCGTGGCCATGGCGGCCCACCACAAACGGGCTGCACAATTTTTCCAGCAATCGGAAACCAATGGCAGCCGTCTTTCAGGACAAGACCCATGGACTATGGGTTCTCCTTCGGTTCTATACATGTTTCATAGAAAAAGCGGGATGTTGGAAGAAGAACTGAAACAAATGCACGACTGCCTGCCACAATATTCGCGACTCACTGGTATGCATGGAGCCGGAGCGGAAGATATCATGTTGGCAGAGGCGTTGTATAATGCCGGAAAATTCGAATCAGCCGCTATCGCCAGTCATCAGGCTCTGTCAACGGCTCAGACGTACAAGCAAATTGACATTGAAGTATGCGCTCTTTTTCTACTTGCCCGATTAGAAATGCAACAGGGTGAATACGACAAATCCATAAATCAATTACAAATCATGCGAAAACGTGTGGAAGAAGAAAAGGCCTTTTCTCTGCTGCAAACAACGGATTTATGCACTGGTTTTTTGCATATGAGTATTCACCGACCGGAAAAAATCCCCAATTGGTTGCTGCAAGACGGTGAAAAAAAACTCTATGCTTTCGCCGGGGGCTGGGCCTACATTGTGTTTGGCGGCACCTTGTTACTCAACAGGGAACACGCAAAATTGGTTGCCCACTTTTCTCGCCTTATACAAAAGGGCACTTACCGCCAAAACATCATGTTCTCCATCTATGCAAATCTATTTATTGCTGCGGGTAACACGGGGTTGGGTCTATATGCAAAGGCGGACACGGCGCTCTTTGCCGCTCTGGAATTAGCACTGCCGGATAAAATATATATGCCCTTTGCAACAAACTCCACATTTTTGCCGCAGCTAAAAGGCCTGAAAGACGACGATTCATATGGCTACGATATTCACCGCATCTTGCAACTGTCCACCAAGTTGGAAAAAGTCCGCAACGGTATCATTTCCCGTTTTTTCTCAAAGGTCACTCCCTCTCTCACTCCTCGGGAGAGCGAACTTGGACGATTGGCCATGACCGGTATGACGTATAAAGAAATCGCCGGTGCCGCCGGTTTGGCTCCGAATTCTGTTAAACGTTACTTTGCCGCCTTGTATAAAAAACTCGGTATAAACAATCGAGAACAGTTAAAAAATTATTTCTTGAAGCAAGAAAATAATATTTTTTAG
- a CDS encoding alpha/beta hydrolase, whose amino-acid sequence MKYPKIIGNGMGLLLLILMSVSGCARNDVIASMASDSTWNRLDSNGPLPAIGWARGQADLIHIYIEGDGVAYSTPTTPSLDPTPVTPTALLLARVDDAVAVAYIGRPCQYVSGDTCTNKSWTSGRFSEATLQTENSLVNAAKKSAKAKRIVLIGFSGGGAVAALLAERRTDVAALITVCGNLDHAVWTSIHNITPLYGSLNPTEHVKRLSSLPQVHFLGAADTNINTKVTNSFVAKLGPDAPATVHIVPELAHGGEDWAKAWPELLHELRLNN is encoded by the coding sequence ATGAAGTATCCAAAAATAATCGGCAATGGGATGGGTCTGTTGTTGCTCATCCTGATGAGTGTATCCGGGTGTGCACGAAACGATGTGATTGCATCCATGGCGTCGGACTCGACATGGAACCGTCTGGATTCCAATGGGCCGTTACCTGCTATCGGCTGGGCACGGGGGCAGGCGGATTTAATTCATATCTACATTGAAGGCGACGGCGTGGCATACTCAACTCCTACAACTCCTTCTCTCGACCCCACACCCGTCACCCCTACAGCGTTACTTCTGGCCCGCGTAGACGATGCGGTTGCTGTGGCTTATATTGGTCGTCCTTGCCAATATGTATCCGGCGATACTTGCACAAATAAAAGCTGGACCTCTGGGAGATTTTCCGAGGCGACTTTACAAACCGAGAACAGTCTTGTGAATGCAGCCAAAAAATCGGCCAAGGCAAAACGTATAGTCTTAATCGGGTTTTCAGGGGGCGGAGCAGTTGCAGCCCTGTTGGCCGAGCGGCGAACGGATGTCGCAGCACTGATTACTGTCTGCGGCAACCTCGACCATGCTGTATGGACATCCATACACAATATTACGCCACTTTACGGATCACTTAATCCAACAGAACACGTCAAACGACTTTCTTCCCTACCGCAAGTGCATTTCTTGGGCGCGGCAGATACCAACATCAACACAAAAGTTACAAACTCTTTTGTAGCAAAACTCGGCCCAGATGCCCCTGCGACGGTCCATATAGTGCCAGAGTTGGCGCATGGGGGCGAAGACTGGGCAAAAGCGTGGCCTGAATTACTTCACGAGTTGCGCTTAAATAACTGA
- a CDS encoding FecR domain-containing protein, which translates to MKLVAKVQYLFLVLLLVCSVPVLSFAADLPDAIGEVVSIMGTATATQPDGAMRTLDLNAPVRTKDVIKTGCKSNIEIVFKDDSVFSQGPDSSTSLDEFVYSATPSASKILLKAGVGTLRYVTGQVVKQNPDAFALVTPMTTIGIRGTEVFAELTKEQEEIGVLSIAPGHVVEVSTSKMQKTISRAGFSVKAAPDGGLNNPSPTAPETRTRVIKAAPQTTQGETGDVKSKTDKDRKINAFAAAISRSKGNLGGLNQHPNYGNLNNITLQKNAHKAAESDSSSNNGAGLGSDGSADVDNMYGDY; encoded by the coding sequence ATGAAACTGGTAGCGAAGGTACAATATCTCTTCTTGGTCCTGTTGCTTGTCTGTTCGGTTCCGGTTTTATCTTTCGCAGCAGACTTACCCGATGCCATCGGTGAAGTGGTTTCCATAATGGGAACTGCGACAGCAACCCAACCTGACGGAGCCATGCGCACATTGGACTTGAATGCTCCGGTAAGAACCAAAGATGTCATAAAAACCGGGTGCAAAAGCAATATTGAAATCGTTTTCAAGGACGATTCAGTATTTTCGCAAGGCCCGGATTCCAGCACCTCATTGGATGAATTCGTGTATTCCGCAACGCCCTCTGCATCAAAAATACTATTAAAAGCCGGAGTCGGAACGCTTCGCTACGTAACTGGTCAAGTGGTCAAGCAGAACCCTGACGCTTTTGCTCTCGTAACTCCGATGACGACAATAGGCATTCGAGGCACTGAAGTATTTGCCGAACTTACAAAAGAACAGGAAGAAATCGGCGTACTTTCCATAGCTCCCGGACATGTGGTCGAAGTCTCTACCTCCAAAATGCAGAAAACCATTTCAAGAGCCGGTTTTTCCGTAAAGGCAGCTCCTGACGGTGGTTTGAACAATCCATCCCCCACAGCTCCGGAGACACGAACCAGAGTTATCAAAGCCGCCCCTCAGACCACACAGGGAGAAACAGGCGATGTCAAAAGCAAAACCGACAAAGACCGCAAAATCAATGCGTTCGCAGCGGCCATTAGCCGAAGCAAAGGAAATCTCGGTGGACTAAATCAGCATCCAAATTACGGAAATCTTAATAATATAACTTTGCAAAAAAATGCCCACAAAGCAGCTGAATCCGACAGCTCCTCGAATAATGGAGCAGGCCTTGGTAGCGACGGTTCTGCCGATGTCGACAATATGTACGGTGATTATTAG
- a CDS encoding pentapeptide repeat-containing protein produces the protein MIPFEKDSYENETFEEVVWNEDLEDIEFYNCTFKNSSFQSSRFIECSFDSCEFIRCNLSLLEIKYTSFLDVRFTDCKMLGVSWGGAGGFLSASYDGCIMNNNIFADMNLTRFKFSSCFFVEASFSNVKMRHAVFDDCDLRLCQFHQADLSFADFTTSRNYYMNATTNTLQKTLFSLPEAVSLLANLDIVLK, from the coding sequence ATGATTCCCTTTGAAAAAGACAGCTACGAGAATGAAACCTTTGAAGAGGTTGTCTGGAACGAAGATTTGGAAGATATTGAATTCTACAATTGTACTTTTAAAAATTCGTCTTTTCAATCCAGTCGATTTATAGAATGTAGTTTTGATAGCTGTGAATTTATCCGATGTAATCTGTCTCTCCTTGAAATTAAGTACACATCTTTTTTAGATGTAAGGTTTACTGATTGTAAGATGTTAGGAGTGAGTTGGGGAGGGGCAGGAGGTTTCCTTTCCGCCTCATATGATGGCTGTATTATGAACAATAATATTTTTGCGGATATGAATCTTACGCGATTCAAGTTTTCATCCTGTTTTTTTGTTGAAGCATCGTTTTCCAATGTAAAAATGAGACATGCGGTATTTGATGATTGTGATTTGCGTCTGTGTCAGTTTCATCAGGCGGATTTGAGTTTTGCAGATTTCACAACATCACGTAACTATTATATGAACGCGACTACCAACACGCTTCAAAAGACTCTGTTTTCATTGCCTGAAGCTGTTTCGTTGCTTGCTAATCTTGATATTGTCCTCAAGTAA
- the nifJ gene encoding pyruvate:ferredoxin (flavodoxin) oxidoreductase has product MSKKMKTMDGNTAAAHVAYAMSETAAIYPITPSSTMGEIADEWAAQGRQNIFGQKVKIRQLQSEAGAAGSVHGSLAGGALTTTFTASQGLLLMIPNMYKIAGELLPCVFHVSARAIAAHALSIFGDHQDVMASRQTGFAMLAAASVQEVMDLSLVAHLASIEGSMPFISFFDGFRTSHEIQKIEVIDYDDMKPLVNMEKVQYFRARSMNPEHPEIRGTAQNPDIYFQGREASNAYYDEIPGIVEEYMNKVTTLTGRAYKLFDYVGAPDAENVIIAMGSSCEAIEEVVNKLTAEGEKVGLIKVRLYRPFSAKHFLSILPTTAKTLTVLDRTKEPGALGDPLYQDIRTVLSEQGSTLNVLAGRYGLGSKEFTPGMVKAAYDNMTLPQPKTHFTLGIEDDVTNTSLPTPKIKDTTPDGTVQCKFWGLGSDGTVGANKQAIKIIGDNTDMYAQGYFAYDSKKSGGITISHLRFGEKPIQSTYLITAADYIACHNPSYVNQYNVLEGIKDGGTFVLNCAWTNNEMVKKIPAEMLRTIARRKLQFYTVDAVKIAGEVGLGGRINMIMQTAFFKLADVIPFDQAVTLLKQGIQTAYGKKGEKIVNMNNAAVDNAVNAIVKIDVPDAWLELPETQTTPIEEPEYVTNVMRPVLRQEGDALPVSAFSIDGTMPVATSKYEKRGVAIMVPEWIADNCIQCNQCAFVCPHSALRSVIASNEEMKSAPDTFGTIDGKGKDIKGLQFRLQVNTLDCLGCGNCADICPAKDKALVMKPIATQTGTQVDNFNFSETVTYKDAFKRQTVKGSQFRQSLMEFSGACSGCGETPYVKVLTQLFGERMVIANATGCSSIWGASAPTTPYCTNADGHGPAWGNSLFEDAAEFGFGIDMAVSHRRDQLGILMRKAIMNNINSEAKIAMAGWLANKDKPAESAEWGNKILEAIKNETDETLVEIAGMADLLTKKSVWIFGGDGWAYDIGYGGVDHVLASGEDINILVMDTEVYSNTGGQSSKATPLGSIAKFAAAGKRTGKKDLGRMAMTYGYVYVAQVAMGADKQQMLKAFTEAEAYDGPSLIICYAPCINQGIKKGMGKTQQEQKLAVSSGYWPLYRYNPDLIKEGKNPFMLESKAPDGTLQDFLSGENRYALLEKLHPEASRDLRKNIEKDYMERYSQLQYMAAAEFKTPEDKSNVCESTDTAEHSRPDGGNACDDGR; this is encoded by the coding sequence ATGTCAAAAAAGATGAAAACGATGGATGGCAACACCGCTGCTGCTCATGTCGCCTATGCGATGAGCGAGACTGCAGCCATTTACCCGATCACCCCTTCATCCACCATGGGTGAAATAGCCGATGAATGGGCTGCACAAGGACGGCAAAATATATTTGGCCAAAAGGTGAAAATTCGACAGCTCCAGTCCGAAGCCGGTGCTGCAGGCTCAGTCCACGGCAGTCTGGCCGGAGGTGCGCTGACAACAACTTTCACGGCATCTCAGGGATTGTTGCTCATGATCCCGAATATGTACAAAATTGCAGGAGAACTGCTTCCCTGTGTTTTCCATGTGTCAGCACGAGCCATTGCAGCGCACGCCCTGTCCATCTTCGGTGACCATCAGGATGTGATGGCATCACGACAAACTGGTTTCGCCATGCTCGCCGCGGCCAGCGTTCAGGAAGTCATGGACCTTTCGCTTGTGGCACATCTGGCTTCCATCGAAGGCAGTATGCCCTTTATAAGCTTCTTTGATGGTTTCAGAACATCCCATGAAATCCAGAAAATTGAAGTCATTGACTATGACGACATGAAACCCCTGGTAAATATGGAAAAAGTTCAATATTTCCGCGCTCGCTCCATGAACCCTGAGCACCCGGAAATTCGTGGAACAGCACAAAACCCGGATATCTACTTCCAGGGTCGCGAAGCATCAAACGCATATTATGATGAAATTCCCGGTATCGTTGAAGAATACATGAACAAAGTCACGACACTCACCGGAAGAGCATACAAACTCTTTGATTACGTTGGAGCACCCGACGCAGAAAATGTCATCATTGCCATGGGGTCGTCCTGTGAAGCTATTGAGGAAGTCGTCAATAAACTTACTGCTGAGGGCGAAAAAGTCGGTTTGATTAAAGTCCGTCTGTATCGTCCATTTTCCGCAAAGCACTTCCTGTCAATACTTCCGACCACAGCCAAGACGCTTACAGTACTCGACAGGACCAAGGAACCCGGCGCATTGGGCGATCCACTATATCAAGACATTCGTACGGTTCTCAGTGAGCAAGGTAGCACCTTGAACGTACTCGCTGGTCGTTATGGTCTCGGCTCCAAGGAATTCACTCCAGGTATGGTTAAAGCTGCATACGACAATATGACTTTACCTCAACCGAAAACACACTTCACGTTGGGCATCGAAGATGATGTCACCAACACATCCCTTCCAACACCGAAGATCAAAGACACTACTCCCGACGGGACTGTGCAATGCAAATTCTGGGGACTTGGTTCAGACGGAACAGTTGGTGCCAATAAACAGGCTATCAAAATCATTGGTGATAACACAGACATGTACGCGCAGGGTTATTTTGCCTACGACTCCAAAAAGTCAGGAGGCATCACCATCTCCCACCTCCGTTTTGGTGAAAAACCGATCCAGTCAACATACCTCATCACTGCGGCTGACTATATTGCCTGTCATAATCCGAGCTACGTTAACCAATACAACGTATTAGAAGGCATCAAGGATGGTGGCACCTTTGTACTCAACTGCGCTTGGACCAACAATGAAATGGTCAAAAAAATCCCGGCCGAAATGCTCCGCACAATCGCACGAAGAAAACTGCAATTCTACACTGTTGACGCGGTTAAAATTGCCGGAGAAGTTGGACTTGGTGGCCGTATCAACATGATCATGCAGACCGCGTTCTTCAAACTGGCAGACGTTATTCCCTTTGATCAGGCAGTAACTCTGCTCAAACAAGGCATCCAAACCGCATACGGCAAAAAAGGCGAAAAGATTGTTAACATGAACAACGCGGCTGTCGACAATGCCGTGAATGCCATCGTCAAAATCGACGTGCCCGACGCATGGCTGGAGCTGCCTGAAACACAGACAACCCCCATTGAAGAACCAGAATACGTCACAAACGTCATGCGCCCCGTTCTTCGTCAGGAAGGCGATGCACTGCCGGTTTCCGCTTTCTCCATTGACGGCACCATGCCTGTCGCCACATCAAAATATGAAAAACGCGGCGTGGCGATTATGGTTCCAGAATGGATTGCTGACAACTGCATCCAATGTAACCAATGCGCATTTGTCTGCCCCCACTCTGCCCTACGTTCAGTCATCGCATCCAATGAAGAGATGAAATCAGCACCTGACACATTTGGGACCATTGACGGTAAAGGTAAAGATATCAAAGGACTGCAGTTCCGTTTGCAAGTCAATACTCTCGACTGTCTTGGTTGCGGCAACTGCGCCGATATCTGCCCAGCTAAAGATAAGGCTCTGGTCATGAAACCCATTGCAACCCAAACGGGCACGCAGGTAGACAACTTCAACTTCTCTGAAACTGTGACTTATAAAGACGCATTCAAACGACAAACTGTGAAGGGAAGTCAATTCCGCCAATCTCTCATGGAATTTTCTGGAGCATGTTCAGGATGTGGTGAGACTCCCTACGTTAAAGTGTTAACTCAGCTTTTTGGCGAACGAATGGTCATTGCCAACGCAACAGGTTGTTCCTCTATCTGGGGTGCAAGTGCTCCAACCACACCATACTGCACAAATGCTGATGGTCATGGACCAGCTTGGGGCAATTCACTCTTTGAAGACGCTGCCGAATTCGGTTTTGGCATCGATATGGCCGTTTCTCACCGTCGAGATCAACTGGGTATCCTGATGCGAAAAGCTATTATGAATAATATTAATAGCGAAGCAAAAATCGCCATGGCTGGTTGGCTGGCAAACAAGGATAAACCTGCTGAATCAGCTGAATGGGGTAACAAAATCCTTGAAGCTATTAAAAATGAAACAGATGAAACCCTCGTTGAAATTGCGGGAATGGCAGACCTCCTCACCAAAAAATCCGTCTGGATTTTCGGTGGTGACGGCTGGGCATACGACATCGGGTACGGCGGCGTCGATCATGTGCTGGCATCCGGTGAAGACATCAATATTCTGGTCATGGACACAGAAGTTTACTCGAACACGGGTGGGCAATCCTCCAAGGCTACACCGCTTGGCTCCATCGCCAAGTTTGCCGCAGCAGGTAAACGCACCGGTAAAAAAGACCTTGGCCGCATGGCAATGACATACGGCTACGTTTATGTTGCTCAGGTCGCCATGGGCGCTGACAAACAGCAAATGCTCAAGGCCTTCACTGAAGCCGAAGCATACGACGGGCCGTCTTTAATCATCTGTTATGCTCCCTGCATCAATCAAGGGATCAAAAAAGGTATGGGAAAAACCCAACAAGAGCAGAAACTCGCCGTAAGTTCAGGCTATTGGCCACTGTACCGTTATAACCCGGATTTGATTAAGGAAGGCAAAAATCCTTTCATGCTCGAATCGAAGGCTCCCGACGGCACATTGCAGGATTTCCTGTCCGGCGAGAACAGATACGCTCTTCTCGAAAAATTGCACCCGGAAGCCTCACGCGATCTGCGCAAAAACATCGAAAAAGACTACATGGAACGCTACTCCCAACTTCAATACATGGCAGCAGCAGAATTCAAAACTCCTGAAGATAAATCAAATGTCTGTGAATCAACGGACACCGCTGAACACTCCCGTCCAGACGGAGGCAATGCCTGCGACGATGGGAGATAA
- a CDS encoding NirD/YgiW/YdeI family stress tolerance protein, whose product MKRMGIFLIFLMVIGLYFGTAGDLQAAGAHMVTTVAEAKASGVDTEVELSGRIVKVIQDNKFLFTDGTGELLVLIDGHMQDTNCENANVVVSGLIAQNFMYTEVKADSIAIR is encoded by the coding sequence ATGAAACGCATGGGTATTTTTTTAATTTTTCTTATGGTGATAGGTCTATATTTCGGTACAGCCGGTGATCTTCAGGCAGCCGGAGCACACATGGTCACAACCGTAGCTGAAGCCAAGGCTTCTGGCGTCGATACAGAGGTTGAATTGAGTGGTCGTATTGTCAAAGTGATTCAGGATAACAAGTTCCTGTTTACTGACGGGACGGGCGAATTGTTGGTACTTATTGATGGTCACATGCAGGATACAAATTGCGAGAATGCCAATGTCGTTGTTTCTGGCCTGATCGCTCAGAACTTTATGTATACGGAAGTGAAAGCTGACTCTATTGCGATTCGTTAA
- a CDS encoding autotransporter outer membrane beta-barrel domain-containing protein, with protein sequence MPSVCHYPSSGRIVQLLLLPLSLLFVLSLCLPVQADNFVTYPAADRTFISGNGTTLFFMNYSGDNLTLQPVSGGARQVVSKDACKIFLNATYDGSALYADYSQGAYFYSKANNASYALRGTGGKIPTALSITGLSPDRTALVGSNLYNTSTLWISPEDWSSTSPIVEVEISSNSQAKAVSSQNNGTWKVVEKTPTTSRVVTVNSNGTLGTNVELADSFGLNTIPIISGDGSTVAMNKFDAGFFIWDSNTGIKTEVPVMSDYTETTITGMDNNGSMIIGHGRLSSGYTRAIYWSGSGSSYAYHNLQETLEENGVSFLNTDYLMEATGITSDGSIIVGKAHLNSKVCSFLANINPNGPIGVITTDQLNQSLATMGQVGSAVSGMGQISMSRLGNVAGGQGAHFHVTTPGTETAGGGAERGLSSGDEMPGSMDLWVIGSVGSNIELNGDDLGLRGGVGLTWDNGNEWRFGGGVFGDMRDLKTNHGGDQSIQAIGPGVFAVYSPEQTGFEFRLSALWQSVALDLTRGYANGAGSATSSGSTDANVFGLSGRVQWTKNMTDSFDLTPFAEYTWQTTHIDSYSESDGPFPASFDSRTETSNSIRAGLRADAAIFDKVGTWAWLAWDHRFEDSSAGMGGSTIGLGAFTYPGAKLDQDWADAGVGASWDITERLEATSSLGFAMGCDDETVPDLTATMGLSYQLW encoded by the coding sequence ATGCCATCAGTATGCCATTATCCATCATCCGGCCGCATCGTACAACTTCTGTTGTTGCCTCTATCACTGCTGTTCGTCCTGAGCCTGTGCCTACCGGTTCAAGCAGACAACTTCGTTACATATCCCGCTGCAGACAGGACTTTTATTAGCGGCAACGGAACAACTCTTTTTTTTATGAATTATTCAGGTGACAATCTAACTTTGCAGCCGGTTTCCGGCGGCGCTCGTCAAGTCGTAAGCAAGGATGCCTGTAAGATTTTCTTGAATGCGACATATGACGGTTCAGCACTATATGCAGATTACTCACAGGGTGCATACTTTTACTCCAAAGCTAACAACGCTTCGTATGCTCTCAGGGGAACAGGAGGAAAAATACCGACTGCTTTGTCGATTACAGGGCTTAGTCCAGACAGGACAGCTTTAGTAGGTTCCAATCTTTACAATACATCGACGTTGTGGATTTCTCCTGAGGATTGGTCTTCGACTTCGCCTATCGTCGAAGTAGAAATCTCCTCAAATTCCCAGGCGAAAGCGGTCAGTTCCCAAAACAACGGGACGTGGAAAGTTGTCGAAAAGACCCCTACTACATCAAGAGTCGTAACCGTTAATTCAAATGGGACGTTAGGTACGAATGTGGAGTTGGCTGATTCATTCGGACTTAATACTATTCCAATCATAAGTGGTGATGGATCGACAGTGGCTATGAATAAATTTGATGCAGGTTTTTTCATATGGGATTCCAATACAGGAATAAAAACAGAAGTACCTGTCATGTCAGACTACACAGAAACAACTATAACGGGAATGGACAACAACGGTTCCATGATAATTGGACACGGGCGTCTATCGAGTGGATATACTCGAGCCATCTATTGGTCCGGCTCAGGCTCTTCCTACGCTTACCACAATCTGCAAGAAACTCTGGAAGAGAATGGTGTTTCCTTTCTCAATACTGATTACTTAATGGAAGCAACTGGCATAACTTCCGATGGTTCAATCATAGTAGGAAAGGCTCATTTGAATAGTAAAGTTTGTTCTTTTCTTGCCAATATAAATCCTAATGGCCCAATCGGTGTGATCACCACTGACCAACTTAACCAATCTCTGGCGACCATGGGGCAGGTCGGATCAGCGGTTTCCGGCATGGGCCAAATTTCCATGAGCCGTCTGGGCAACGTTGCGGGCGGACAAGGCGCACATTTTCACGTAACCACCCCCGGCACCGAGACTGCCGGAGGTGGAGCCGAACGGGGTCTGTCCAGTGGTGACGAAATGCCTGGGAGTATGGACCTGTGGGTCATTGGCTCCGTGGGATCAAACATTGAGCTGAACGGCGACGACCTCGGCCTGCGCGGCGGTGTCGGCCTGACTTGGGACAACGGCAACGAATGGCGTTTTGGCGGCGGCGTGTTTGGTGACATGCGGGATTTGAAGACAAATCACGGTGGCGACCAAAGTATCCAAGCCATCGGACCCGGTGTTTTCGCCGTCTACTCTCCGGAACAAACCGGATTTGAATTCCGACTGTCTGCCTTATGGCAATCCGTGGCGCTAGACCTGACACGAGGCTATGCCAATGGCGCAGGAAGTGCCACTTCATCCGGCTCCACAGACGCAAATGTCTTCGGTCTTTCCGGTCGAGTACAGTGGACAAAAAACATGACCGATTCTTTCGACCTGACGCCTTTCGCCGAATACACTTGGCAAACCACGCATATCGACAGTTACTCAGAATCCGACGGCCCTTTCCCGGCCAGCTTTGACAGCCGAACTGAGACATCCAACTCTATCCGGGCAGGCCTTAGAGCCGACGCGGCCATCTTCGACAAAGTCGGCACTTGGGCCTGGCTGGCTTGGGATCATCGATTTGAGGATTCCTCCGCAGGTATGGGCGGTAGCACAATCGGCTTGGGGGCGTTCACCTATCCCGGCGCAAAATTGGACCAAGACTGGGCCGATGCAGGTGTCGGTGCAAGCTGGGACATCACCGAACGTTTGGAAGCTACTTCCAGCCTCGGATTCGCCATGGGGTGTGACGATGAAACCGTCCCCGACCTCACCGCCACCATGGGGCTTAGTTACCAACTTTGGTAG